The Vicia villosa cultivar HV-30 ecotype Madison, WI linkage group LG1, Vvil1.0, whole genome shotgun sequence genome includes a region encoding these proteins:
- the LOC131641162 gene encoding phosphoserine aminotransferase 2, chloroplastic-like → MATQISTSSQTHLLPQTTNPFLKKPITTLTPTISLRNTPSFKPISIKCAATTQAHPQTQTQPQSSDRVFNFAAGPATLPENVLRKAQSELYNWRGSGMSVMEMSHRGKEFLSIIQKAESDLRTLLNISSEYSVLFLQGGATTQFAAVPLNICKDDDAVDYVVTGSWSDKAFKEAQKYCKPNVIWSGKSEKYTKIPSFDDLKQNPEARFLHICANETIHGVEFKNYPTPNNKSGILVADMSSNFCSKPVDVSKFGLIYAGAQKNVGPSGVTVVIVRNDLIGNAQSLTPVMLDYKIHAENNSLYNTPPCYGIYMCGLVFEDLLEQGGLVEVEKKNKKKAEILYNAIDESNGFFRCPVEKSVRSLMNVPFTLEKSELEGEFIKEAGKENMVQLKGHRSVGGMRASIYNAMPLAGVEKLVAFMKDFQAKHA, encoded by the coding sequence ATGGCAACACAAATCTCAACTTCATCACAAACCCATCTTCTTCCCCAAACCACCAACCCATTTCTCAAAAAACCCATCACCACTCTCACCCCAACAATCTCTCTCCGCAACACCCCATCCTTCAAACCCATCTCCATCAAATGCGCCGCCACGACCCAAGCCCACCCACAAACCCAAACCCAACCCCAATCCTCAGATCGCGTCTTCAACTTCGCCGCCGGACCCGCCACCCTCCCTGAAAACGTCCTCCGTAAGGCCCAATCGGAGCTCTACAATTGGCGTGGATCCGGTATGAGCGTGATGGAAATGAGTCACAGAGGTAAAGAATTTCTCTCCATTATTCAAAAAGCAGAGTCAGATCTGCGTACCCTTTTGAATATCTCGTCTGAATACTCCGTTCTTTTCCTCCAAGGCGGCGCCACCACTCAGTTCGCCGCCGTGCCGTTAAACATATGCAAAGACGATGATGCCGTCGATTATGTCGTTACTGGTTCGTGGAGCGATAAGGCTTTCAAGGAAGCTCAGAAATATTGCAAACCCAATGTAATCTGGTCTGGGAAATCTGAAAAGTACACAAAGATTCCATCTTTTGATGATTTGAAACAGAACCCAGAAGCTAGGTTTTTGCATATTTGTGCTAATGAAACAATTCACGGTGTTGAGTTCAAGAACTACCCAACACCCAACAACAAAAGTGGGATTTTGGTTGCTGATATGTCTTCGAATTTCTGTTCTAAGCCTGTTGATGTTTCGAAGTTCGGTTTGATCTATGCTGGTGCTCAGAAGAATGTAGGTCCATCTGGCGTAACAGTTGTGATTGTTCGAAATGACTTGATTGGGAATGCTCAGAGTTTGACTCCTGTGATGCTTGATTACAAGATTCATGCTGAGAACAATTCACTCTACAACACACCACCTTGTTATGGGATTTACATGTGTGGTTTGGTGTTTGAGGATTTGTTGGAGCAAGGTGGTTTGGTTGAGGttgagaagaagaataagaagaaagCTGAGATTCTGTACAATGCTATTGATGAGAGTAATGGTTTTTTTAGGTGTCCTGTTGAGAAATCTGTGAGGTCTTTGATGAATGTGCCTTTCACTTTGGAGAAATCTGAGTTGGAAGGTGAGTTTATTAAGGAAGCTGGGAAGGAGAACATGGTGCAGCTTAAGGGACATAGGTCTGTTGGGGGAATGAGAGCTTCGATTTACAATGCTATGCCTTTGGCTGGTGTTGAGAAGTTGGTGGCTTTCATGAAGGATTTCCAAGCCAAACATGCTTAG